The Flavobacterium faecale genome has a segment encoding these proteins:
- a CDS encoding BrxA/BrxB family bacilliredoxin, with translation MYPEEMVKPMQAELTVAGFQDLHSAEAVDNAIKAEGTTLVVVNSVCGCAARNARPGAKMSLDGAKKPDHLITVFAGVDKDAVDAARQHMFPFPPSSPAMALFKNGELVHMLERHHIEGRPAEMIAENLQDAYNEYC, from the coding sequence ATGTATCCAGAAGAAATGGTAAAACCAATGCAAGCTGAATTAACAGTAGCAGGTTTTCAAGATTTACATAGTGCAGAAGCAGTAGATAACGCAATCAAAGCAGAAGGAACTACACTAGTAGTAGTAAACTCTGTATGTGGTTGTGCTGCAAGAAACGCACGTCCAGGAGCAAAAATGAGTTTAGATGGTGCTAAAAAACCAGACCACTTAATCACTGTTTTTGCAGGAGTTGACAAAGATGCAGTTGATGCAGCAAGACAACACATGTTCCCTTTTCCTCCATCATCACCAGCAATGGCGTTATTTAAAAACGGAGAATTGGTACACATGTTAGAGCGTCATCATATTGAAGGTCGTCCAGCTGAAATGATTGCTGAGAACCTACAAGATGCTTATAACGAGTACTGTTAA
- a CDS encoding MerC domain-containing protein gives MKNPATKKSTATFDILGISTATLCLIHCMIFPLLTILPIGLSDNCIIDVLFAMIGLVIVSKIVMSNASKQIKIILATSMLLVVTNVVLEAIFDIHSVLLFIGGFGMIIGHFLNFKAHRNT, from the coding sequence ATGAAAAATCCAGCTACAAAAAAATCAACCGCCACTTTTGATATTTTAGGCATCTCAACAGCCACTTTATGCTTAATCCATTGCATGATTTTCCCTTTGCTTACAATACTCCCAATTGGATTATCAGACAATTGTATCATCGATGTCCTATTCGCGATGATTGGATTAGTAATTGTTTCAAAAATAGTGATGAGTAATGCTAGCAAGCAGATCAAAATAATTTTAGCTACCTCTATGTTACTCGTTGTTACCAATGTCGTACTTGAAGCAATCTTTGATATTCATTCGGTCCTACTTTTTATCGGTGGATTTGGAATGATCATTGGTCACTTTTTAAACTTCAAAGCACATAGGAATACGTAA
- the folE gene encoding GTP cyclohydrolase I FolE: MEDLNKLHQEQIGDHHIGTSAETPLRADAFLMPDNQKIEAIAEHYHKIMEILGLDLTDDSLSGTPYRVGKMYVKELFSGLDPKNKPKISVFDNKYEYNKMLVESQITFNSSCEHHFLPIVGVAHIGYISSGKVIGLSKMNRIVDYYGRRPQVQERMTIQIFNELKAALQTDDVIVVVEAEHLCVSSRGVNDKSSKTTTLEYGGKFEDDQIRNDFFKMI; the protein is encoded by the coding sequence ATGGAAGATTTAAACAAACTACATCAAGAACAAATAGGCGATCATCACATCGGCACCTCAGCAGAAACACCATTAAGAGCGGATGCTTTCTTGATGCCAGACAATCAAAAAATTGAAGCCATAGCCGAACATTACCATAAAATAATGGAAATTTTAGGACTCGACTTAACCGATGATAGTTTGAGCGGAACACCCTATCGAGTAGGTAAAATGTATGTAAAAGAATTATTTTCGGGCTTGGATCCAAAAAACAAACCCAAAATTTCGGTATTTGACAATAAATACGAATACAACAAGATGTTGGTCGAAAGCCAAATTACCTTCAATTCCTCTTGTGAGCATCATTTTTTACCCATCGTGGGCGTGGCGCACATTGGGTATATCTCATCCGGAAAAGTTATTGGACTTTCGAAAATGAATCGCATTGTGGATTACTACGGAAGACGTCCTCAGGTACAGGAACGAATGACTATTCAGATTTTTAACGAACTAAAAGCTGCGCTACAAACCGATGATGTGATTGTAGTTGTAGAAGCCGAGCATTTATGTGTTTCAAGCCGTGGTGTAAATGACAAATCAAGCAAAACAACCACTTTGGAGTATGGCGGAAAATTTGAAGACGACCAAATAAGAAATGATTTTTTTAAAATGATCTAA
- a CDS encoding thioredoxin family protein: MKKITILLLLLLGTIPSSFAQLKTYTFEEAFDASKENPKSIVVFVHTNWCKYCKMMDNSTFKNTELIATLNKDFYFVKFDGETKENITINHHVYKYVPRGRNTGTHELAAAIATIDGQITYPTLVVLEDEATILFQKSSYLNAKTVHNILLQTKKAN; the protein is encoded by the coding sequence ATGAAAAAGATCACCATTTTATTGCTACTGCTCTTGGGGACTATTCCATCTAGTTTTGCTCAATTGAAAACTTATACTTTTGAAGAAGCATTTGATGCATCGAAAGAAAATCCAAAGTCGATAGTGGTTTTCGTGCATACCAATTGGTGTAAGTATTGCAAGATGATGGACAACAGCACCTTTAAGAATACCGAACTGATTGCAACCTTGAATAAGGATTTTTATTTTGTGAAATTTGATGGCGAGACAAAAGAGAACATCACCATCAACCATCATGTGTATAAGTATGTCCCGCGCGGTCGCAACACAGGCACACATGAGCTTGCGGCTGCAATCGCCACCATTGACGGACAAATTACCTATCCGACTCTTGTTGTTCTAGAAGATGAAGCAACAATACTATTTCAAAAAAGTTCTTACTTGAATGCCAAAACAGTACATAATATTTTGTTGCAAACTAAGAAAGCAAACTAG
- a CDS encoding GTP-binding protein — MPKSSKINVYIITGFLTSGKTTLLNHLLQQFSAETNVVIGTNCNY, encoded by the coding sequence ATGCCAAAGTCTAGCAAAATAAATGTTTATATCATTACCGGATTTCTTACCTCCGGAAAAACGACCCTTTTAAACCATTTGTTACAGCAATTTTCTGCCGAAACAAATGTAGTGATTGGTACGAACTGCAATTATTAA
- a CDS encoding TonB-dependent receptor — translation MSKKKHVFFWLVLFCSSIYSQNNISGKIISEKRINSANTHIHINNKVISSNSSGQFQANDLPSGSTKIFVSHAGYQPIDTVIQLQSDLKIDFKLKPSTTALDEVVIQQKNKNSTTSVVAQQLKLATIEKYSNQTLGDALKEIAGVATLKSGNSIVKPIINGLYGSRVPVIYNNVRLEDQQWGMEHDPNIDINTANKITVIKGSSGLQYGGDAIGGLVIIEPLTVKKDTLFGRTIINYDSNGKGGSVTTSLHQGNDLGLSWNATGTYKYLGDKQAPDYNLSNTGTRNAHFSGDLKYSAAKFNSSLLYSYYNATIGILSASHTGNVNDLYNSITNKIPSVINDFTYNINNPKQKVKHQIVKFNSNYYFDNASFLSLQYDFQSNNRLEYDVRRGDFNDIAALDLDLKTHTLAIDYTKNTHDWLIKTGVRTAIQNNYANPATGIRPLIPNYDKLDLGIYGIASYRFSDRFSIDGGIRNDYTKIDASKFYLKSRWEERGYDEQFSEFIAGDFSTQWLTKPSFTFNSVSANIGTHIATAAKWELFSNLSFASRNPNPSEFFSDGLHHSTGVIELGDLNLKKEQATKLSVAAKKQFNRFSFELNPYLNSIKDYIFLKPTGFETTIRGAFPVYEYQQTNAVLAGVDLQTVWEINNKWAHSLRLSYVSGRDKQANEPLIDMPPLQINNKITFSKKEWNSLRLELQSELVFRQTQFPDNNFYTQIIKDNELVSVLVDTSTPPAGYQLFHFYSEMKFKTFKKATTTVAFSIQNIFNVSYRDYSNRQRFFTDEVGRSIQLQLKFNY, via the coding sequence ATGTCCAAGAAAAAGCATGTTTTTTTCTGGCTTGTGCTGTTTTGCAGTAGCATCTATTCGCAAAATAACATCAGCGGAAAAATCATTTCCGAAAAGCGAATCAACTCCGCCAACACACACATTCATATTAATAACAAAGTCATAAGTAGCAATTCGTCTGGTCAGTTCCAAGCGAATGATTTACCTAGTGGTTCTACAAAGATCTTTGTATCTCATGCTGGTTACCAGCCAATAGACACGGTGATTCAGCTACAATCTGATCTGAAAATTGATTTTAAATTAAAGCCGAGTACTACTGCGCTTGATGAGGTGGTGATTCAGCAAAAAAATAAAAATAGCACAACATCGGTTGTCGCACAACAGTTGAAGTTGGCTACTATTGAAAAATATAGCAACCAAACCTTGGGCGATGCACTGAAAGAAATTGCAGGTGTAGCAACACTCAAAAGCGGTAATTCTATTGTAAAACCCATCATCAACGGCCTATATGGCAGTAGAGTTCCTGTGATTTATAACAATGTAAGACTCGAGGACCAACAATGGGGAATGGAACACGATCCAAATATTGACATCAATACAGCAAACAAAATTACGGTAATCAAAGGTTCATCCGGTTTACAATATGGTGGTGATGCCATTGGTGGCCTTGTGATTATTGAACCCTTGACCGTAAAAAAAGATACTTTGTTTGGTAGAACCATTATCAATTATGACAGCAATGGCAAAGGAGGATCTGTGACCACGAGTCTGCACCAAGGGAACGATTTGGGACTGAGTTGGAATGCTACAGGTACCTACAAGTACTTGGGTGACAAGCAAGCGCCAGACTATAATTTATCTAACACAGGTACTCGCAACGCCCATTTTTCGGGAGATTTAAAATACAGTGCTGCAAAGTTTAACAGCTCGCTTTTGTACAGTTATTACAATGCTACGATTGGGATCTTGAGCGCATCGCATACAGGTAACGTGAATGATTTGTACAATTCGATCACAAACAAAATACCTTCTGTAATAAATGATTTTACATATAACATCAATAATCCTAAACAAAAAGTAAAACATCAAATCGTCAAATTTAATTCGAATTATTATTTCGATAATGCATCGTTTTTGTCTTTGCAATATGATTTTCAATCGAATAATCGATTAGAGTATGATGTGCGTCGTGGTGATTTCAACGACATTGCTGCACTCGATTTAGATCTAAAAACCCATACATTAGCTATTGATTATACCAAAAACACCCACGATTGGCTGATAAAAACTGGAGTAAGAACTGCGATTCAAAACAATTATGCCAATCCTGCAACCGGTATTCGACCTTTAATTCCCAATTATGATAAATTGGATTTGGGAATTTATGGAATAGCAAGCTATCGGTTTTCGGACCGTTTTAGTATCGATGGAGGTATTCGAAACGACTACACCAAAATTGACGCTTCCAAATTTTACCTCAAATCGCGTTGGGAAGAAAGAGGGTATGACGAACAATTTTCTGAATTTATTGCAGGTGATTTTAGCACACAATGGCTTACCAAACCTTCGTTTACTTTTAATTCTGTTTCTGCCAACATAGGTACACATATAGCAACGGCAGCAAAATGGGAACTGTTCTCGAACCTGAGTTTTGCTTCTAGAAATCCAAATCCGTCAGAATTCTTTAGCGATGGCTTACATCATTCGACTGGAGTGATTGAATTGGGTGATTTGAATTTAAAGAAAGAACAAGCCACCAAATTATCTGTAGCCGCAAAGAAACAATTCAATCGATTCTCTTTCGAATTAAATCCTTACCTCAACAGCATTAAAGACTATATATTTTTGAAACCAACCGGTTTTGAAACCACCATAAGAGGTGCATTTCCGGTTTATGAATACCAGCAAACCAATGCTGTACTAGCAGGAGTTGATCTTCAAACTGTTTGGGAAATCAACAACAAATGGGCGCATAGTTTGCGACTCTCCTACGTAAGCGGGCGCGACAAGCAAGCAAACGAACCGTTGATCGACATGCCTCCGTTGCAAATTAACAACAAAATTACTTTTTCAAAAAAAGAATGGAATTCCCTGAGACTAGAACTTCAAAGCGAACTAGTTTTTAGACAAACGCAATTTCCAGACAACAATTTTTATACTCAAATTATAAAGGACAATGAGCTCGTTTCTGTTTTAGTAGACACAAGTACGCCTCCTGCAGGTTATCAATTATTTCATTTTTATTCGGAAATGAAGTTTAAGACCTTTAAAAAAGCTACGACCACAGTGGCATTTTCGATACAAAATATATTCAATGTTTCATACAGAGACTACTCAAACCGTCAACGCTTTTTTACCGATGAAGTAGGTCGAAGCATTCAATTACAACTCAAATTCAATTATTAA
- a CDS encoding type 1 periplasmic binding fold superfamily protein codes for MKNFKTLALAVLATLTISSCSNDDEPVPVNEEELITTVTAIYTPVGGGTAITLQYKDLDGEGANAPVITVSGPFAKNTTYNGAVTFKNELANPVDDITLEIIEEGVDHQLFYQKTGTLNAFTYGTATSNFDANGKPVGLQSVFTATNAAAGNLTITLRHEPNKSATNVVTGDITNAGGSTDAEVTFAITVQ; via the coding sequence ATGAAAAATTTCAAAACTTTAGCGCTTGCTGTTTTAGCGACATTAACCATTTCGTCTTGTAGTAACGATGATGAACCAGTTCCTGTAAACGAAGAAGAATTAATCACGACTGTTACAGCAATTTACACTCCAGTTGGTGGCGGAACAGCAATTACATTGCAATACAAAGATCTTGATGGCGAAGGTGCTAATGCTCCTGTAATTACAGTATCTGGTCCTTTTGCAAAAAACACGACTTATAATGGGGCGGTAACTTTCAAAAATGAATTAGCCAATCCAGTTGATGATATTACGCTAGAAATTATTGAAGAAGGTGTTGATCACCAATTATTTTATCAAAAAACTGGAACGTTAAATGCATTTACTTACGGAACTGCAACTAGCAATTTTGATGCAAACGGAAAACCAGTAGGACTGCAATCTGTTTTTACAGCTACCAATGCAGCTGCAGGAAACTTGACAATTACCTTGAGACATGAACCAAACAAAAGCGCAACCAATGTTGTTACTGGTGACATCACCAACGCAGGAGGTTCTACTGATGCCGAAGTTACTTTTGCTATTACTGTTCAATAA
- a CDS encoding TonB-dependent receptor, which yields MKNLFFTYSLLFSLLALGQSKISGVVKGGNSPLPFANLVLSPTKQTTVTDQDGNYVFASVPSGNYVLLASYTGFQFEKKKIVVKDSLDSTQDFNLRENNSLDEVVVTGTLKPVTRMESAVPVEVYKPTFFKKNPTANVFDALQNVNGVRPQLNCNICNTGDIHINGLEGPYTLVLIDGMPIVSGLSTVYGLSGIPNSLLERIEIVKGPASSLYGSEAVGGLINIITKNPKNAPVFSADSFVTDWGELNLDLGFKANVGKTASVLTGVNYFNYSNPIDNNNDNFTDVTLQSRISIFQKWNFNRKSNKLLSLAGRYFYEDRWGGELQWNKSFRGGDEVYGESIYTKRWELLGAYELPFKEKMLFTFSLTNHDQNSVYGDVPYLAQQRIGFGQLTWDKKINKHDMLFGTALRYQYYNDNTTATVAPDVNYIPSLFAQDEIAFNDNHKILLGARYDYNSNHGNIFTPRFAYKWKINDNNILRFNTGTGFRIVNLFTEEHAALTGAREVIVTEALKPERSINANLNYLKKIYTNNGTFIGIEASAWHTRFSNSIIPDYDTNPNQIIYKNLDGYAVTQGFSTNIDMVFTNGLKVILGGTYMDVTKTENQKKTQQILTEKFSATWAISYRINKLSLDVDYTGNVYGPMRLPLLGDLDPRKEYSPTWSIQNIQFTFDKIKNIEIYAGVKNLLNWTPNKGNPFIIARANDPFDKNVQFDASGNVQATADNPYALTFDPTYVYGPNQGIRTFFGLRYTMR from the coding sequence GTGAAGAACCTATTTTTTACCTATTCGCTACTTTTCAGTTTGCTGGCATTGGGTCAATCAAAAATTTCTGGCGTAGTTAAGGGCGGAAATAGTCCGTTGCCCTTTGCCAACCTTGTTTTATCGCCAACAAAACAAACTACCGTAACCGATCAGGACGGGAATTATGTGTTCGCAAGCGTACCTTCTGGCAACTATGTACTACTCGCCTCTTACACTGGCTTTCAATTCGAAAAGAAAAAAATTGTGGTGAAGGATAGTCTCGACAGTACGCAAGATTTTAATTTGAGGGAAAACAACTCGCTGGATGAAGTGGTGGTTACGGGAACGTTGAAACCTGTCACCCGAATGGAAAGTGCGGTGCCTGTAGAAGTGTACAAGCCAACATTCTTCAAAAAAAACCCAACAGCAAATGTTTTTGATGCCTTGCAAAATGTTAACGGCGTACGTCCACAATTGAACTGTAACATTTGTAATACTGGAGATATTCACATCAACGGGCTCGAAGGACCCTATACTTTGGTGTTGATTGACGGTATGCCTATCGTGAGTGGCCTGTCTACCGTTTATGGATTATCGGGTATTCCGAATTCATTGTTGGAACGAATCGAAATTGTTAAAGGACCTGCCTCCTCTTTGTACGGGAGCGAAGCCGTAGGTGGACTGATCAATATTATTACCAAAAACCCAAAGAATGCTCCTGTGTTTTCGGCAGATTCTTTTGTGACAGATTGGGGTGAGCTGAATTTGGATTTGGGCTTCAAAGCCAATGTTGGCAAAACAGCCTCAGTATTAACGGGCGTTAACTACTTTAATTACAGTAATCCAATTGACAACAACAACGATAATTTTACTGACGTAACATTACAAAGCCGTATTTCGATCTTTCAAAAATGGAATTTTAATCGAAAGAGCAATAAATTATTATCCTTGGCGGGACGTTATTTTTATGAAGACCGTTGGGGCGGCGAATTACAATGGAACAAGTCCTTCCGTGGTGGAGATGAAGTGTATGGCGAAAGCATTTATACCAAAAGATGGGAATTATTGGGAGCCTATGAATTGCCTTTTAAAGAAAAAATGCTCTTTACTTTTTCGTTGACCAACCACGACCAAAATTCGGTTTATGGAGACGTTCCTTACCTAGCACAACAACGCATTGGATTTGGACAATTGACTTGGGACAAAAAAATCAACAAACACGACATGCTTTTTGGTACCGCCTTGCGCTATCAATATTACAATGACAACACCACCGCAACTGTAGCACCCGATGTCAATTATATTCCGAGTTTGTTTGCTCAAGACGAAATTGCCTTTAATGACAACCACAAGATATTATTGGGAGCGCGTTACGATTATAACAGCAACCACGGAAATATTTTTACCCCAAGATTTGCTTACAAATGGAAAATCAACGACAACAATATCCTTCGTTTCAATACCGGAACAGGTTTTAGAATCGTGAATTTGTTTACAGAGGAGCATGCCGCGCTTACAGGTGCACGTGAGGTAATTGTAACCGAGGCATTAAAACCGGAACGTTCTATCAATGCCAATTTAAATTACTTGAAAAAAATCTACACAAATAACGGTACCTTCATCGGGATCGAAGCTTCGGCTTGGCATACTCGCTTTAGCAATTCTATAATTCCGGATTATGACACCAATCCAAACCAAATTATTTACAAAAACCTTGATGGATATGCGGTAACACAAGGATTTAGTACCAACATCGATATGGTTTTTACCAATGGTTTGAAAGTAATTTTGGGAGGTACGTACATGGATGTTACGAAAACAGAGAACCAAAAGAAAACACAACAAATTTTGACAGAGAAATTCTCAGCGACTTGGGCAATTTCGTATCGAATAAACAAATTATCTCTAGACGTTGATTATACCGGAAACGTATATGGACCTATGCGTTTGCCACTCTTGGGCGATTTGGATCCTAGAAAAGAATATTCACCCACTTGGAGCATTCAAAACATCCAGTTCACATTCGATAAAATAAAAAATATCGAAATCTATGCGGGTGTCAAAAATTTATTAAATTGGACGCCTAACAAAGGGAATCCGTTTATTATTGCTAGAGCAAATGACCCATTCGATAAAAATGTACAGTTTGATGCAAGCGGCAATGTGCAAGCCACAGCAGATAATCCGTATGCATTGACTTTTGACCCAACCTATGTTTATGGTCCCAATCAAGGAATAAGAACCTTTTTTGGTCTTCGATACACCATGCGATAA